A region from the Schistocerca serialis cubense isolate TAMUIC-IGC-003099 chromosome 1, iqSchSeri2.2, whole genome shotgun sequence genome encodes:
- the LOC126481887 gene encoding piggyBac transposable element-derived protein 3-like, which produces MSGFLTDADLEYIMNLPDYEFNAYIDVPDEDISDVGDEDKDETVEIDESSQPISEAAVLNFIQLVADAVRSGEVIDSEPKSDVSDNNTNEGSPSTREQQQQQQVKHRCKRSDYKFRKTDFVVQDTEWNGSLPPPPVEEMTHLHYYKIFMYDDVFELIAEQSNIYALQKDSVSLQPSKNEMEQFVGILLHMGIIKMPSIHLYWSNEYRYSPIADVLNRTRFFQLLRYFHVVNNQDLPEANSNSDKLFKVRPLLPALQSSLKTLPPEEYQAVDEQIIPFKGRSGLKQFVRNKPHKWGYKYFTRAGASGMMYDFEIYVGKNTCSDRGLGLSGDIVLSLMETLAEKQHFKEFADSWVSSIPLAIALKERGIEFCGRQDGKMSLEN; this is translated from the exons ATGTCTGGATTTTTGACCGATGCTGACCTAGAATATATTATGAATTTACCCGATTATGAGTTCAATGCATACATTGATGTCCCTGATGAGGATATATCAGATGTTGGGGACGAAGATAAAGATGAAACTGTCGAAATTGATGAAAGTTCTCAACCTATTTCCGAAGCAGCTGTCTTGAATTTCATTCAGTTGGTG GCTGATGCAGTCAGGAGTGGTGAAGTTATTGATTCTGAGCCAAAATCAGATGTAAGCGACAACAATACAAATGAAGGATCACCGTCCacacgtgagcagcagcagcagcagcaagtgaaACATAGATGTAAGCGTAGTGAttataaatttagaaaaactgatttTGTGGTACAAGACACAGAATGGAATGGATCACTTCCACCACCACCAGTAGAGGAAATGACACATTTgcattattataaaatatttatgtaTGATGACGTATTTGAACTCATTGCTGAGCAGTCCAATATCTATGCTTTGCAAaaagattcagtttctttgcagccGAGCAAAAATGAAATGGAGCAGTTTGTTGGTATTTTACTGCACATGGGCATAATCAAAATGCCTTCCATTCATTTATACTGGTCGAATGAGTATAGGTATTCACCAATAGCTGATGTGTTGAACAGAACTCGCTTCTTCCAGCTACTGCGGTATTTTCATGTTGTCAATAATCAAGACTTGCCTGAAGCTAATAGTAATAGTGACAAACTCTTCAAGGTTCGCCCACTTTTACCTGCATTGCAGTCATCATTGAAGACACTCCCTCCAGAAGAATACCAAGCTGTTGATGAACAGATAATACCATTCAAGGGTAGAAGCGGTTTGAAACAGTTCGTAAGAAATAAGCCTCACAAGTGGGGCTACAAATATTTTACGAGAGCTGGTGCTTCAGGCATGATGTATGATTTTGAAATTTATGTTGGCAAAAACACCTGCAGTGATAGAGGATTAGGTTTGTCTGGGGATATTGTTTTGTCATTGATGGAAACATTGGCAGAGAAACAGCATTTCAAAGAGTTTGCTGATAGTTGGGTTTCGTCTATACCATTAGCAATTGCACTGAAAGAAAGGGGCATTGAATTCTGTGGCAGACAGGATGGGAAAATGTCCCTTGAAAATTGA